The sequence below is a genomic window from Acropora palmata chromosome 5, jaAcrPala1.3, whole genome shotgun sequence.
GGTTAATTACAAATCTCTGACAGATCCTAAATTACCATGAATTCAACTTTACTAAGCAGACATCTTGTCCATCCTAACATAAATTTTGCGTGATCATATAATTTGTCACGGCATGAGCCCTTTCTCGGTCACGAACGATGCGCGCGTGACAGATCGAGTGAATATAACCCGAATGAATGCACATTGAAAGAGGCATGAAGAGATCAAACCCCGAGATGCAAGGTTCCGTAAGGCTGAATGAAATACCCATAGAATGTGGAAGCAAAACGCCGCAATCTAGGAGTATTTCTGGAATTCGAAATTTCTTAGCCGGCGGTGTTGGCGGCGCGTTCGCGATCACACTAGGGCATCCATTGGACACTATTAAGGTCTGAATTCATATGATTTGGTAATGtagttttttaaatttcattgtaCATTTTCTGACAATCTGTTCTCTTTTCTGTTGCGTGAAAGCGTCGGTCACATTAATGGACTCAAGATGGCAAAATAGATCAGAGGGGGTCTGCATACTCGCAGACCCTTCCCCATCTCTCTCGCTCCATCTCTCTCTCTGTCAAATGGTCGTCCTGGGAATCAATTATTCCAATAGCAACTAGGAAACGCGTTCATAACAAAGGTGCCATCACCGAGTATTCTGGAACATGCTTGCTAAGAGGGAGATTACCGGCATAGAGGATAGGGATAGGCACTCCCCTTTCTGTTTAATggggtaataataataataaataataataaatgcaaTTTCTATAGCGCCCTCACTAAAATACTTGATGGCGCTGTTTACAATAAttcataaattaaataaaattatgttatctatattacaataaaatcatATAATTACAcgtataaaataaatatatattaaaaaactgaGTAATGCATCTATAAATTCTATTAGCAATTTTCATGTTATATTTATGTATAGTCTCTTTATATGTTTCATAGTTCTTAATTATATGCCAGTTTAAATAGCAATGGTGGGGGTGTTGGCTTTTACTAGAGTGATTATTGATTCTTGATGCCCTGGAAACAGTTGATAATGtataagaaaacaaactgGGAAACCCCAGCCGCATGATTTCTCTCTCCCTCTAGCTTGGGTGCAGAGTAATGCCCATCTTATCACTCTTCTTTTGACCTAGTAGCTGGACACCCTAACTCTTTCTCAAAATCAACATTTGCTCTGATGAAAGGCTAACACTCAAAACATTAGCTTTGAAGTCTTTTGAAGGTGATGAGTTACCCCTCAAAACAGATTTGATCGCAAATCTATTAATGTACATTGGTaatttgatccttatcaactcattccatacaaaattttcattatttatccAACTGGATTAAGTGTTTCATTAGTCAGAATTCTGTGTTTGCATCAACcataatatttaacagttactcttcgaggacgcgccggataattgagctgatatatataaccaacgaggccgtaggccgagttggttattatcagctcatatccggcaagtctgagaagaataactgttttagtaaattttcaagcaattctcttgatttttttcgggtgaaacctcctcaaatcgtgacattttctttaccgaagatgccgcgaaaagattttttccgacctccaaaatttcagcacaagaaattcgccatcagtttttccttatttggtcaaacttaacgataatggctcatatcatgggcttagggaaccaatcagaaagctggaaaatcattatcctgagctaaaaattttctaataataattattaccagtTTAGAACCGAATATTACTGCTAAACTTGCTATGTTATGTTATATAGTTGATTGACCTCTCCCCACTGGGACTTTTAAGGGCCAATAAAACAAActactgaaataaacttaacagatCAAGAATCACAGCTGGCAGGAGGCAGTGCAGATGGCTGTGTACAAGCACAGccaaggagttgaaccaggaaCTACCTGAAAGAAATCCAGCTGGTGGTCAGAGTAGGACTTAAACTctgatctccagatttcaagtccagcaCCCTAAGGGAAAGTTCATTTAATATGACCAGGGTtgggtggggggggggtgaaAATATTGAGGGGGGGCTCTGAAAAATTTTTAGACACCCGAAGGGGGAGCTCTGAAATATTTGTTTGGCTGggctttgaaaatttatatACTTCATAACCAACACATGACATCATCATACAGAACAGATGATTTTCAACTCAATAATTTAATGACCTGTGTGCAACTCAGTTATATCTCGTGGTTTTCAGATATAACAAATGTAGTCTCAGTAATTATAATTTTCACTCTTGTTCATCCCGAAAATGCttaagaaaatttcaaaaatgaaacgCTCAGACGTTTTGTAATAGAACCACATTGATTCAAtaagatttcaaaatctgcTCACGAGGAACTATAAAAACAATGACTCTGTAACAAGAAATGTTACTGATTGCTTCTCACTGGATGTCAGATTGAACGGACAAACTTACTACTTCGTTCTCAGTTCTGTGCCACAATAAATACTTGAGGACTCAACAGGGATCTGACATCACAACTGGATCTCAAGTCTGTCAGTATAATTGAAAATTGATCAATATATTTAGCACAGTGTAGCAATCTTTTTTCAGGGGAGCAAAGGAATTGAAGGAGGAGAGGGggctttgaaatttttttgactACCAAGGGGGTTGGGGAACTACCCAAAAATTGAACGCTAGCAAGGTGGGCTGCTAAAATTTCAAGCTTCAAGTTTCAATACCTTCATCTCCCACTTGTCATATTAAACAAACTTTCCTTTACAGTGCCtgtgaaacaaatttttttatttgaaaaagacagaaatcttattcaaaagagcattcaaaatgataaagaatggcgtttattttattatgatagcattcttggttgccgagttattcaagattttgatttatgcaaattagattacTTGTGGCGTCAgtgtggacacaaagtggtgtacaatcacaaaaaattgattatCTCGCACAagtttttctgtatagaactgaaacttagtAGTGTTGTTACACTCATGACAAAGTTACATCATATGTCCACTGTGagatttccatggcaacataatgggctccaggccctctcctttcaaaggggaaaatcagagttttcctccttcaagaagtgttatttgctattgttgtttgttcagtgggtgtgagcgaatATGGACATTGCACAGcaaaagcacaagaaagtctaTTAAAcactggagcaacaaatagggcagttttcattttaggaaagTAGAGGTCTGGtgacgagtatgttgctaaggtgacatcataactactatcaaaatgtgtagtttttacagcacatcaaccctgcaaaatttcaaccctgtagacttagtatttgcaaatattccatattttgtgattttacaccacCTTGTGTCCACACTGTGACATCACAAgtaatctaatttgcataaatcaaaatcttgaacaaCTCGGCAaacaagagtgctatcacaataaaataaacatcactcttcgtcattttgaaagctctttcgaatacgataataaaaaaatttgtttcatagACAATGAAAGACAATAACTTCTTTATCAGGCACTGTTAATCATAAGATATGTTCTCTTTAGGTTCGCCTTCAAACTGCCCCAATGACAAAACCAGGAGAGCAACCTTTATTTAAGGGAACCCTGGACTGTGTCTTAAAAACGCTACGGAATGAGGTCTGTGggtttataataataataataataataataataataataataataataataataataataataataataataataataataataataacaataatagtagtaTGTTCAAAACTTGTCATTACTTATTACGACACCATCTTTTGTATTAGAATGATCCTTAAATTATATGCTATGACACATAAATGATAATTAAGTGTACCAATGGATTTATGTGAGAGCTAAGACTTCAGCCAGGCTTAAAATGGGCTTGGTGGTGTCTTAATGGGGGAAAGTCATGGGTTTTCATACCAAATGTTCCAAGACCTTTACTACTGGGGTATGTTTCAGCCTTCACCTGTCATGTTCTTTCATCAGAGAAGAAATTTCACTCCAAACAGGTCAACAAATGGATACCACTGACATCCTGTTGTGGGTGATTGACTAGAATCTCTTctaggggggagggggtgagGGTCACAATACTCTCAGCTTCTGTATGCTACAGCAACCAGAATATATAGTGGTTTGTGGGCCTATGAAAGTTAGTGGCCAGTGTGCATGACTTGTTGAGATGAAGAGGAAGACATCATGTCTCTTTACACACCTAATACACTAATAGCACTCAATTATTGTACAAAAGCTAAAGCCCTAAAAAGTTGTGGAATGTGTTGAAAATGTTTCAGACTTATTCCATATAATTTGCTCTACAAGCCTCTTCAGGTAGTCTACTATATTAAAAATATGTGACACAACTTGAGAAATAAGGCAGCAGGTTGCTGTGAGGCATTGTGGAGACAGCAATTTTGCCCTCGTGACATGGTGAATTTTTGTCGCTAGCAACTTTTCAGAAGAAGCTAGTTCATATGAAGCGCAGTGTCGCAGCGACTTGCCACCAAGTgtatttttgagtttttttgtttttgaacccACATTGTTTTATCTTAAGTTTCTATCCTCACTTAGGCCATTTCACTCTGTTACTATTGATCTGTAAAGAGTTAAAACCATGCagcttaaatttttttctgtaggGTATTGTTGGCTTGTTCAAAGGACTTTTAACACCTGTGGCCTTAACCACACCACTGTGTGCCCTTCAGTTCTGGGCTGTAACAATGGGAAGGAGGTTACAGATGGCTGATCCTTATGGAATTCCCACGTAATGTGAATGCTTTTTTTTGGGTGGCCAACCCTTAGAAGATAAGTATTTCAAACTAAATTATTGGCAAGGAAATAAGGAAAAGATTCTTAAGTGATTATACTCCCTTTTCACCTCAACTCCAGCATCACCTCTAGTGATAAAAACCACAAAATGTACCACAGTGACTATATCTCTGgatttaaaatttaacaaatagattccatgttgccgtgcgtctgttcaataatagatcacagatgacgtcaaagtgtggtaagaacaaaaaagtggcacacgaggcgcagccgagtgtgtcactgatgttcttaccacattttgacgtcctctgtgatctattactgaacagacgcacggcaacatgtaatctatttgttttatataataaaaaaaattaaaatacacgggaaaaatgcccttttatttcaaatttcgccactttgacagacacgaaaacagcactgacgtgatcttatgtctataaaaaatgaagcgaactgattggttgctatgcttagcaaagaattgtgattggttcaaattcaaaattcaaaaaaatttaaaaaaacttgaatcgagcgctgtcgtcatctgtgcgtctgtcctctaatagatcataggcgagaaccaattagaatgcgagaattacttgggttattatataaacccAAACAGATCAAGCAACCCAAATCTAAATGAAACCAGTATAGTGAACTATCTTATTTGAATGGTGAGTTCTTATTTTCCACTTCAGCGTCAGTCTCTCAATTCATTACATCACATGATATTATGAAAACATTGACAATGCCTTTATTTTATGTATGGTTATATGATCCATGTTAAAAGCTATTGCATGTCATGGCAGAattataaatgaaaacaattgaCAAGTCTTTAGATGAGAGGTATAACAGTCTCAATTGAACAGTTCAAGTagaaatgtatatttttttacctgtacaaaataattattttcattaaaactAAGGTTTTAGTTAGTCATGAAAACAGACTTTTTCCACTCTTTTCCATCAGACACTTGCAGAACTTTAATGCCGGGATGTTTGCTGGGGCTTGTGGAGCCATCCTTGTGGTTCCTTGTGATAGAATCAAATGTCTCTtacaggtaaaaaaaaatgggcaGTCTATATATGCATGGAGCTTACTGCGcctgttattacttagaatatCGTATTTAACCCCGCTGGGCCCGAAaatgtaactaagcaacatttctgtaaaatgctctgaagaaaactctgTCTCCGCGGAAGTTTAAAAGATCAGGGAAAATGGCATCAAAATTGGCAGAGTTCATTGAGGGCTCGGGTTCTATTTGTTATACACTCgctcactcagaaggacagcatagCAGCTTACGCGTAAGATGCAGTCAGCTACAAAAATGGCACAGTCCTTGACATTGAATttgttaaaatgagctcttgGTGAAGTTAATTTCTTAACTATGCTAGTAGACAGATTGGTGCCACTGGCAGTCTTAACTTGCTTTGTTTGCTTGATAAGTgcaatattgtttttcaaaaggttTTCATCACTGAACGCTTGCTTGAACAATGATACTTATCAGGATATATGTCACATCAATGTAACCTGTTGAAATCAAGTTGACTACTAAATTATAACCACAAAATCAGTCTTCCCCAgcttaaattaatttaaacttaacggaattaaaattaatggtaatttcatcaaattttagaTGTTTGGCTATTTACCAGAATTCATGTCGCATACATACACTGTATATGTTATTTTAACCCAGATCAAAGGGACCCTGAGGTACCAGCAAAATCCTTCTTACTGTAAGCATAATATCATACAACAACACTTACTgctattttccctttttcacTATTTCTACttcagtaataaaattattttcttcttaaGATTggtatcataaaaaaaaaactcctcTGAAGCTGTATTATAATAACTTTCACCTTGctgttgtatttttgttttgtttttggcttATGGACATTAAATGTTGAGGTAGTGCATACTTGCAGTCATCTTCCACTGCAGAAGGCATTGCCATGAGGTCACgaaaattgttattaaatATACTGTCATATGTATTGTCCAATGTCTGGCTACATCCTTAATGgattgtttgcatttttcacACACTTATTTTCTGCCAACTTAAGCCAAATCAGCTCTAATAGCTGAACTCAACTGTTTGAGTTTCATTTACTCTGACCATGCACTATCAATCCACCTGTCATCTCTCAAAACAAGGAGAGAAGTTCACATTACATTGTGTCTGACtgcatttatttcactttggCCTTAACAGCTTTCAGGAAGTCTTGCTGGTTCGTCCATGAATCTGATATCACCACCAGTTTTGCTTGTGCCCTGAACATGGCAATGTATGCATCATAATTGCGAAGCATTTCAAAAGGCACCTTTTTGGCAGTGGTAAACAGGAGCTCAGATGTGAGAAGTACTATTACCATTGGCCATTCTGCTCCATCAATCAAGGAAGAATCCTCTCTGGACATTGAATTCAAAAGACTCACTTTGTCCTTGCCCACCTCAGAGAAATTCACATGAACTGATCCTTTCCTCAAGTCATGTACTTCATGTGCCAGCTCATTGCTTAGATTATTGTCAGTCTTATACCTTGCAACAAAATTCACCACCAAGATGTCACCTGCTTGGAGATGAAATTTCACTCCACTATTTGTTGCTTTACTTGATGAATTTGGTCTCAGTTCAGCAGTGGAATGTGTTGCTTGCCTAATAATGTCACCAAACTTCTTGTAAATGAGCCTAGTTAGCTCTTCCCTCTTCTCAAGGGAGTTTTGTAATGCTGGATTCAGTTTGGCTTCTGACTTGACATCAATCCATTCAATCTCTTGGCCATCAACATTGTGGTTGAGCATTTGGTCAGTTCCATAGGGAAACTTCCTGTCAGAGTAGCATGCACTGTAATCTTGTAAAAGCCTCACAATGTTGTTTGTGCTTCTAAGGAGGTGCTTTATCCTCCAGACAACTCCTCCATTTCTTCTCAGTGTATCCAGAAGCAAAAGGGTGCCGCGTTCTTTGTAAACTGGACACTCTTTTCCCTCAAGTCTCTCTTTCTTGAGAATGTGATCAATTTCTTCTGGATTTTTTACCTCATCAAAGCATTCTGGCCTGTAGTCAAAGACAGAACTCATCCAGACGTATCCAACTATTCTTTCAATGGCATCCTTGACAAACTTCAACTCATCTTTTTTATCAATTCTTTCACTGTCCTTGCACATCTGGTATCTGACCTCTGAACCAATCCAAAGCTCATCAATAAAAACATGATGATAATCctctaattttatttttgagtgCTGATCATCAAAAACCTCAGGGTGTTCACCCTGGAGAGCCATTGTcttaacaaaaacatttcgTGCCTTATTAACTCGAAAATATTGTTCCATAGTGCTGGGAAGGACAGTCCTGTCTGTGGCAGGCAATTGGATCAGATAAAGAATCTTTTCATTCTCCTCTATTTCTCGACTAAGCATTAAGGCTTTGCATCTCATCAATTCTGTCTTGCCACTTCCTGGTCCACCAATGATCAACTGTTTCTTAGGTCCCTCAAAAACAGCAAGCTGTTCTGCTGTGAATATAGGTGGCAATGATAGTTTGTTGGGGAGTGAAAGGACTATAATATCCCCTTTTGTTAACTGGTTACATAATTCTACATCTAAAGTAGTGCAGCTACTTCCCATGAGGAACTGGCTTTTACTTTGAATCAAAAGCCTTGAGAGTTGGTTTAGACTGCTAGTTTTGTCGGTGTTGTCCAATTTAAGGTCAACCAGTGTTCTGTTGGTCTTTAAGGTGTTTTGAGCTTGGGATGTCTGTGCAACTCTGTTCAGGTAACTAATAATACTGCTCATGTGTATTACATACTCTTGTGAAAAGTAATGGAAGATACCGATATCTTGGGTTGCTGGCTTATCTCCACAAAAGAATCTTGATCTTACACAATGAAGTTTATCATTAAGTTCTCTAAAGAGATACTTCCCTTCATTTCGAATGCCAAGACTTTGCAATGCTGCACAAAGATTTGCCTTGAGAACTTTTCTTGTGGGAAGCTCACTAGGGTATTCAACAACTTGAAACATCTCTTGACACCATTGAAAGAGATGAGGGTACTCTTTCCCTTGGAGTATCTGGAAACGTTTGCGAGCATTCTCTAGGTGCTGGAAGGTTTCCAGGCTGTGACTTGTGTAATCAGTGTATTCAGGTTCACTTACTGGGCCCAAATGTCGGACAGCCAATGTACGAGATAATGCTAATTCATAGGCCTCAGCTGCTTTTGTGGTAATTTCCATTGAAAGAGCTTCTTCTATGTTTTCATTCCACCATTTCAAAAACACATCAGGGCTTATGAGGTCATCCttataaacaaacaaagcatcCTCTGGGTGCATGTGAGTGGTTCCCTTTTTGGTAGATGTTAGTGCAATGACTGATATTACAGGAACTGGGTGTGAAACACCAACTTCGTCTCTGTCTGAGTctatttttgcaaaggcttcAATGATCAGTCTGTCTCTTTCTAACTGTTTCATTGCATCTGTGATCTTTTGATCTACATTTGATAGTGCTGTGGTTTCCTTGGCACTCCTTCTGAGTTGCTTGGTACTCTGTGTGCCAGCTTTGTCACAGTTTGATTTGCATTCGGCTCCACTTTGATATGAAAGTTGCTCTCCCATTTTATCACCACAAGGTTGTGGTACAAGTTTTTCGTTCTTGTTTATGGACCCatctttgtcttctttcttTAGATTTTTCACTTCTAGCAGAATGACCCCCTTTTTGtgataaaaaataagaaagtcTGCTTGTCCGGTGGAGTTGGAAATTGATGGCACCTGGTTCTGCTTcctttgttctgttttttgcCATTTCCTATTCCACTTGGGGATGTCTTGGAGGCTAAAATCATGAATGACAAACATTCCCATCTCATTTGCTTTGCCAATCTGTTGAAGGCGTTCATAAACTAACTTTTCACCAAGTATACCTCTGATGTTGTCATTATCTTCATGGAGATATCTCCCATCTCTGGAAACTGTGATTCCCAACTGGGATGGGGTGAATACAGGAGGAACCATGACAGTCTTGTTATTAGATTTCCAATCAGGAAATTGCCAATATAAAAACCTTTTAGGACTTGCAAGCTCATCCAGTGTTTTTGCACCTTCTGACCCAACCCCCTTGGctaaagttttcattttcttgacaGCAATGTCTGCAACTGACTCTTTTCCACTGGCAGAAGCCATTATTACCTATAAAGTATTTATGCAACATTACTCAGGGGCAAATCAAGGGGAGGGGTACAAGGGGGTGCACCCCCTTTAAGATGGtctagtttaaaataaacagTATTCTGCAAAAAAAGATGAGACGATATTGAAGTCGTTTCTTAGTGGTGCACTCGATCCTAAGAAAATCCTGGATCCATGCCTGTTACTTCATACACCTGATCTGCCTCGATTTTGTCATTGGTTGGAATGAAGATGCAAAGGcagacaaattaaaaagatCACTTGTCCATTTCAAGACAATAGTTCCCCACGTTTTCTCGAACAACTGCCTCTTACATAATTGATGATGAAAGTTTAATTTACTTAATCATAATCACTTCAAGACTTTAAAAGGAGAAAAACCTCATTTGGGGCTGTGACACTACTCTCTCCTTGAGACGCGGTCGCGATTTGCGCGGCAAACAACGTTCGTGTAACGCGCAAGTTGCCGCCGCGAATGAGATCACCGGAACTCTTGTTGAACGACTACGGTTGAAGTTGCTGATTCCAAATATTACGTTTATATGATAGAAGACGGAATTTCTATTTACTTAACAACGGCCAGGAGGATTAATAAACCCTTCAAGACTGAAATTTCTTCCAGCTTTCAACTTGGCAACTGGAAGTGTTCGAAtttcaaatatattttatgcACAGAATCTCAGTCATTGATTTTTGTTCCCAAGATAAAGCAGGGCACGACattgcgcctaatacagtcgccaatgcgactaaaattatcgtgctggcgaccaagattcaaaCGTTAGTTGCcaagttggcgaccagaaCTCTTTGGGTTTTGAATATCTtaccttgatgttttttgcaactaaataAAGCTTTGAAGTAGATGAATCGATGAGGTCTGttaagcaaaatcgtcacgaaTGCTACGAACcgaacatgtcaacatccgctatcttggattttccaaatgttaGGTTGTATattgtgaaatgaaatgtcTCTTTTGGTTGCGCAGACACTAAAAATTCAAAGCTAggaaaacccttccatttgacATTACTGTataatgcattttttcaactatctttttttttaatggatcctaactttttggccttggcaaccactttggaaaatttaggagccagatggctccttgccaaaaaagttaatttcgtgccACGCCTTTAAAAGGCTTGTTTTTCAAATCTAATGTCATTGTCTAGAAGAAAATCACTGGTCTATTGAATAAGTTTCAAAAAGCAACATGCCTTCTTTTACTTCCCTTCGCAAGTCGCAAGTAATTCACACTCGTGGCCTACCTCTGCTTGGTCTAGACGCTCAATCggatcatagttagtagaggggaatggttatgaaagCCGGCAAACTTCAGAGGGCCGGCCTATTGTTTCGCTTATTGATGTTGAAACGCACCACCACGTGATCACTAACTATGATCGGATGACATCGACTGAAACTAGGTGTTAACGAGAAGTGATGAAAGCGCTGGTCTTTGCACTCCTGCTTAATGTGATGTATACTTCACCGTTTGGTCATGGACGAGTTGTCAACTGGAATTCGTTTCGTTTGGCCAACTGtttaattaattgtttatgAGTTTTGGCAGTTGCTGAATGAGTTTGAGTTTAGCAGTTGCTGAATGAGATCTTGTGTCTTATAGGGGACCTCGATCGATGGTATCTGTTGATACTCGGTCTATCTGACTGTCGATATATCGGTCGATGTATCCACCGTTTATCAGTCGAGTAGCGAGGAGGAGGAATGGCGGGCGAGGAGGTCGATACCTCCATACAGCGGTACAACATCGTCCGAGTCATCCCCAGTTGTCATATCGAGTGGCGACCGAGGATCGACCGATGCATCGACCGTCATATCGACCGAGTACCGACCATTACTATGGAGGGGAATACTGGACAAAATTGTTATTAGATCGTGCGCAGTGAGGCATTATACCGTACTACATGGTTATGTAGCCGGAGATCGTATATCGTACCCGATATGTTGTATTATCGTAATGACGATGCCAGTATGTCGTACCACATGTTGCTATATCGTACCCGATGCTGCTATATCGTAACCGGTGTGTTGTCTTACCGTAATGGCAATCCCGTTTCATCGTACCAGATGCTGCTATATCGTACCCAATGCTGCTATATCGTAACCGGTGATGCTTTATCGTACGTCTAACTGGTCAGCGGCTTGCGGTGAGAATGGCGCGAAACTGATATCACGTGGTCTAGAATGCGATCGTTCTCGATTTTACTTCTCGTGAAACCGTGTATTGACTTGTGTAGACAAGTGGAGATTTTTAAGCTTATGTATGTGTTTCTTTCCTCTAATCTATTGATATGTCAGATCAAGATCTCTTAGCAAGAACCACATCTattttaaggacgttcgcgccaaatttttctaacattgattttttcctgGAAATTTTACCAATGAAAGATGATGAGTTAGTGATgtcagaaatgtaaaaaaaatggggggtcaccgacttcgCTTTGGAGAGAACCTGCCCGGAAGAACACACAAAATCTGTAAAATCCGGCTTCTCTAACGAATAAGGCCATAGTGTCTGTAAACCCAAAGGTATTGCAATTACAcctttgaagtgaaattttctctACCAAACTTTGTTTAAGTGGACCCATCAAGTGAATTAAGTTAACTGTTGAGGTCCCTTAAAGAACAAGTTCACATTTAGCGACCATAGTTTCCTGCGCCTTGCAGCCGGAAGATGGCAGGATTTTACGTTCTGAggacagaaaacttgaaaattttttaacttcccacattgattttttgttcatttttggatAATGTGgagataattgtaaataaaatctgtttctgaaaagaaaagtagggGTCACCGCGCATCCAAGTTCTTTAAATTCAAGCAAAGCTATGACAATGGCCATCTTCCCtatcattgttcattttagtaCTCAGCGCGCGCGCTCGATGCATGACGTGGCGTGTGAATTTGCGT
It includes:
- the LOC141880985 gene encoding mitochondrial carnitine/acylcarnitine carrier protein-like, translated to MHIERGMKRSNPEMQGSVRLNEIPIECGSKTPQSRSISGIRNFLAGGVGGAFAITLGHPLDTIKVRLQTAPMTKPGEQPLFKGTLDCVLKTLRNEGIVGLFKGLLTPVALTTPLCALQFWAVTMGRRLQMADPYGIPTHLQNFNAGMFAGACGAILVVPCDRIKCLLQVQQSLGGEKTFKGPLHCANKLYREGGIRSLYKGTCATLLREVPGMGLYFLNYEWILDKLTLQGQSRENLNPVRVIIAGGTTGMICWFSILPLDVLKSRVQIAPEGTYPKGTRDALRKLVKEERISSLYKGLTPVMIRAFVGNAGLFLGFEVTLMMFNWILPE
- the LOC141880989 gene encoding uncharacterized protein LOC141880989 — protein: MASASGKESVADIAVKKMKTLAKGVGSEGAKTLDELASPKRFLYWQFPDWKSNNKTVMVPPVFTPSQLGITVSRDGRYLHEDNDNIRGILGEKLVYERLQQIGKANEMGMFVIHDFSLQDIPKWNRKWQKTEQRKQNQVPSISNSTGQADFLIFYHKKGVILLEVKNLKKEDKDGSINKNEKLITDAMKQLERDRLIIEAFAKIDSDRDEVGVSHPVPVISVIALTSTKKGTTHMHPEDALFVYKDDLISPDVFLKWWNENIEEALSMEITTKAAEAYELALSRTLAVRHLGPVSEPEYTDYTSHSLETFQHLENARKRFQILQGKEYPHLFQWCQEMFQVVEYPSELPTRKVLKANLCAALQSLGIRNEGKYLFRELNDKLHCVRSRFFCGDKPATQDIGIFHYFSQEYVIHMSSIISYLNRVAQTSQAQNTLKTNRTLVDLKLDNTDKTSSLNQLSRLLIQSKSQFLMGSSCTTLDVELCNQLTKGDIIVLSLPNKLSLPPIFTAEQLAVFEGPKKQLIIGGPGSGKTELMRCKALMLSREIEENEKILYLIQLPATDRTVLPSTMEQYFRVNKARNVFVKTMALQGEHPEVFDDQHSKIKLEDYHHVFIDELWIGSEVRYQMCKDSERIDKKDELKFVKDAIERIVGYVWMSSVFDYRPECFDEVKNPEEIDHILKKERLEGKECPVYKERGTLLLLDTLRRNGGVVWRIKHLLRSTNNIVRLLQDYSACYSDRKFPYGTDQMLNHNVDGQEIEWIDVKSEAKLNPALQNSLEKREELTRLIYKKFGDIIRQATHSTAELRPNSSSKATNSGVKFHLQAGDILVVNFVARYKTDNNLSNELAHEVHDLRKGSVHVNFSEVGKDKVSLLNSMSREDSSLIDGAEWPMVIVLLTSELLFTTAKKVPFEMLRNYDAYIAMFRAQAKLVVISDSWTNQQDFLKAVKAKVK